A single Salmo salar chromosome ssa19, Ssal_v3.1, whole genome shotgun sequence DNA region contains:
- the LOC106578932 gene encoding homeobox protein SIX3 isoform X2, whose amino-acid sequence MLLPEEPPTCAPASALPGLRFSAAQVAGVCETLEETGDVERLARFLWSLPVAPGGACFITEHESVRRARAVVAFHTENYRELYCILENHSFMRSASHGKLQAMWLEAHYREAERLRGRSLGPVDKYRIRKKFPLPRTIWDGETNTHCFKERTRGLLRERYLQDPYPDPARKRELARATGLTPTQVGNWFKNRRQRDRAAANKNRLAHHGMRPGAMLALARTECSPTGSACSPEMILSVMDSDSDFDI is encoded by the exons ATGCTCTTACCGGAGGAACCCCCTACATGCGCACCTGCCTCTGCTCTCCCTGGGCTACGTTTCTCCGCagcgcag GTGGCCGGTGTGTGTGAGACTCTGGAGGAGACCGGGGACGTCGAGCGGCTCGCGCGGTTTCTGTGGTCCCTGCCGGTGGCCCCAGGTGGCGCGTGCTTCATTACAGAGCATGAGTCCGTCCGGAGGGCGCGTGCCGTGGTCGCCTTTCACACCGAGAACTACCGCGAACTCTACTGCATCCTGGAGAATCACAGCTTTATGCGTAGCGCCTCGCACGGTAAACTACAGGCCATGTGGCTCGAGGCGCACTACCGGGAGGCTGAGAGGCTGCGCGGGCGATCGCTGGGCCCGGTGGACAAGTACCGTATCAGGAAGAAGTTCCCTTTACCAAGAACAATCTGGGACGGCGAGACGAACACACACTGCTTCAAG GAGCGGACGCGGGGCCTGCTGAGGGAACGGTACCTCCAGGACCCCTACCCAGACCCCGCGAGGAAAAGGGAGCTGGCGCGCGCCACCGGGCTCACTCCAACACAGGTCGGGAACTGGTTCAAGAACCGAAGACAGAGAGACCGCGCTGCCGCCAACAAGAACAG GCTCGCGCACCACGGGATGCGACCGGGAGCAATGCTCGCTCTGGCCAGGACAGAATGCAGCCCCACCGGAAGTGCATGCAGCCCGGAGATGATCCTCTCTGTAATGGACAGCGACTCTGACTTTGACATCTGA
- the LOC106578932 gene encoding homeobox protein SIX3 isoform X1, whose protein sequence is MVFMSPLELFPAHLLLPGMLLPEEPPTCAPASALPGLRFSAAQVAGVCETLEETGDVERLARFLWSLPVAPGGACFITEHESVRRARAVVAFHTENYRELYCILENHSFMRSASHGKLQAMWLEAHYREAERLRGRSLGPVDKYRIRKKFPLPRTIWDGETNTHCFKERTRGLLRERYLQDPYPDPARKRELARATGLTPTQVGNWFKNRRQRDRAAANKNRLAHHGMRPGAMLALARTECSPTGSACSPEMILSVMDSDSDFDI, encoded by the exons ATGGTGTTCATGTCCCCGCTAGAGCTCTTTCCCGCCCATCTCCTCCTGCCTGGCATGCTCTTACCGGAGGAACCCCCTACATGCGCACCTGCCTCTGCTCTCCCTGGGCTACGTTTCTCCGCagcgcag GTGGCCGGTGTGTGTGAGACTCTGGAGGAGACCGGGGACGTCGAGCGGCTCGCGCGGTTTCTGTGGTCCCTGCCGGTGGCCCCAGGTGGCGCGTGCTTCATTACAGAGCATGAGTCCGTCCGGAGGGCGCGTGCCGTGGTCGCCTTTCACACCGAGAACTACCGCGAACTCTACTGCATCCTGGAGAATCACAGCTTTATGCGTAGCGCCTCGCACGGTAAACTACAGGCCATGTGGCTCGAGGCGCACTACCGGGAGGCTGAGAGGCTGCGCGGGCGATCGCTGGGCCCGGTGGACAAGTACCGTATCAGGAAGAAGTTCCCTTTACCAAGAACAATCTGGGACGGCGAGACGAACACACACTGCTTCAAG GAGCGGACGCGGGGCCTGCTGAGGGAACGGTACCTCCAGGACCCCTACCCAGACCCCGCGAGGAAAAGGGAGCTGGCGCGCGCCACCGGGCTCACTCCAACACAGGTCGGGAACTGGTTCAAGAACCGAAGACAGAGAGACCGCGCTGCCGCCAACAAGAACAG GCTCGCGCACCACGGGATGCGACCGGGAGCAATGCTCGCTCTGGCCAGGACAGAATGCAGCCCCACCGGAAGTGCATGCAGCCCGGAGATGATCCTCTCTGTAATGGACAGCGACTCTGACTTTGACATCTGA